The DNA region TCCCGAGCGTCGGCCGCAGCGAGGCGCTGCGGATCGTCGGCACGACCGCGGAGCTGACGTTCCGCCCGGTCGTCAACACGCTCCAGCCGGGGCCGCAGTCGCTCGCGACGCCGACCCCGACGCCCACGGCGAAGACGCCGGCCAAGCCGAGCGCCAGCGCGAAGCCGACGGCCAGTGCCACCGCCAGCACGAGCAAGCGCGCGCTGTCCGCCGCGCTGCTCCCGGCGCAGACCAGCCCGTCGCCGACGCCCGCGCCGACCACGCCGGCCGCGTCCGCGACGCCGAAGGCGACCCCGAAGGCGACCGCCACGCCGACCCCCGGCATCGGCAACCCCACCGGCGCGGACCGGCCGCTGACCATCCAGGAGGCGATCGAGAAGATCGACTGCTCCAGCGAGGCCGACCGGCAGCGGGTCGCGGAGTCGTTCGGCGCCCCGTCGAAGGACAAGGAGCAGATCGTCTCCTGCGACGCCGACGGCGGCGCGAAGTACATCCTCGGCCCGGCGGAGATGACCGGCCGCGACGTCAAGACGGCGCAGGCGACGATCCCGCAGTCCCAGGGCACGGTCTCGACCGGCCAGTGGGTGGTCGAGCTGGAGATGAAGAGCGCCAGCCGGTGGGCGACGCTCACCGAGCAGTACGTCAACAAGCAGCTCGCCATCGTGCTCGACGGCATCACCCAGTCGGCGCCGAACATCAACGAGAAGATCACCGGCGGCCGCGCGCAGATCTCCGGCAACTTCACCGAGAAGAGCGCGAACGGCCTGGCCAACGTCCTCAAGTACGGTGCGCTGCCGGTCCAGTTCGAGCAGTCGCAGACGCAGACGATCTCGCCGACCCTCGGCAAGCAGTCGTTGCACGGCGGCCTCATCGCCGGCCTGCTCGGCCTCGGCCTGGTGCTCGTCTACGCGCTCGTCTACTACCGCGGCCTCGGCCTGGTGACGGTGCTCGGCCTGCTCGTCTTCGGCGGCCTCAACTGGGCGCTCGTCGTCATCCTCGG from Mycobacteriales bacterium includes:
- the secD gene encoding protein translocase subunit SecD; the protein is MATKTPARKQPRPSRPLALLLLVLVGLNVFVLVQGWKPRQGLDLVGGTSVILTPKGGKPSSQALQAAVDIIRQRVNGTGVSSAEVVAEGQNVRVSLPSVGRSEALRIVGTTAELTFRPVVNTLQPGPQSLATPTPTPTAKTPAKPSASAKPTASATASTSKRALSAALLPAQTSPSPTPAPTTPAASATPKATPKATATPTPGIGNPTGADRPLTIQEAIEKIDCSSEADRQRVAESFGAPSKDKEQIVSCDADGGAKYILGPAEMTGRDVKTAQATIPQSQGTVSTGQWVVELEMKSASRWATLTEQYVNKQLAIVLDGITQSAPNINEKITGGRAQISGNFTEKSANGLANVLKYGALPVQFEQSQTQTISPTLGKQSLHGGLIAGLLGLGLVLVYALVYYRGLGLVTVLGLLVFGGLNWALVVILGHTIGFTLTLAGIAGLIVSVGISADSYVVFYERLKDEVREGRSLRASVDRGFTRAFRTILTADFVSFLAAAVLYFLSVGEVRGFAFTLGLATALDVFVAYLFTRPLVTLLTRTRLFSEGRFVGIKSAPPIAAAKEA